A section of the Spirosoma pollinicola genome encodes:
- a CDS encoding response regulator — protein sequence MKTILLIEDNTIIRENTAEILELAGYRVLTALNGKIGVELALADRPDLIICDIMMPVLDGYGVLHIVNKNPALTGIPFIFLTAKSERIDFRRGMEMGADDYLTKPFDDSELLSAVEGRLNRFVNLQTGQPKSKEDSVKSGDDEDAGLHTLPANRKLHRVLKKQFVYSEGDEPARIYYLKSGRVKTIRANNDGKELVTGLYGTDDFFGYLALLEETNYTDSALTLEDSELVYIPKEDFLNYLATKPGAGRHFVSLLAGNVSEKENQLLSMAYGSLRRRVGDTLLRLSLSPTGEPTMPIKLSRDDLAAVIGTATESLIRILTEFKQDNLIEISNAGIRILEPNKLRTANW from the coding sequence ATGAAAACCATTCTATTAATTGAGGACAACACCATTATTCGGGAAAATACGGCAGAGATTCTGGAGTTGGCAGGTTACCGTGTGCTTACAGCACTGAACGGAAAAATAGGTGTCGAACTAGCTCTGGCAGATCGCCCTGATCTCATTATTTGCGACATCATGATGCCGGTTTTGGATGGCTATGGTGTGCTTCATATCGTTAATAAAAACCCAGCCCTTACGGGTATTCCGTTTATTTTTCTGACGGCAAAATCAGAACGAATCGACTTCAGGCGCGGTATGGAAATGGGCGCAGACGATTACCTGACAAAACCCTTTGATGATAGTGAACTCCTAAGCGCTGTAGAAGGACGATTAAATCGGTTTGTTAATCTACAAACCGGTCAGCCGAAAAGTAAGGAAGACAGTGTAAAGTCTGGAGATGATGAAGACGCTGGTCTGCATACACTGCCCGCTAATCGGAAACTTCATCGGGTTCTAAAAAAGCAATTTGTTTATAGCGAAGGTGATGAGCCTGCGAGGATATACTACCTGAAAAGTGGCCGGGTAAAAACGATACGGGCCAATAATGATGGAAAGGAATTGGTTACGGGTTTGTATGGGACCGACGATTTTTTTGGTTATCTGGCCTTGCTGGAAGAAACAAATTACACGGATTCGGCTCTAACGCTCGAAGACTCCGAACTTGTCTATATTCCTAAGGAAGATTTTCTGAACTATCTGGCCACTAAACCCGGAGCGGGGCGACATTTTGTAAGCTTATTGGCGGGAAATGTCAGTGAAAAGGAAAATCAGTTATTGAGCATGGCCTACGGGTCATTACGTAGACGAGTGGGAGACACATTGCTGCGATTGAGCCTGTCGCCAACTGGTGAGCCAACAATGCCCATCAAGCTTTCGCGTGATGATCTGGCGGCTGTGATTGGTACTGCTACCGAGTCCCTGATTCGTATTTTGACCGAATTTAAACAGGATAACCTTATCGAAATAAGTAACGCAGGAATACGAATCCTGGAACCCAATAAATTGAGAACGGCCAATTGGTAG
- a CDS encoding thioredoxin family protein, protein MASHSASLTAASPLPILLVCAPVVSNLEAELNQLLEMIRSVSDSTLQVMQVNEATHPEVVRSFNFTSLPAFALLQQGEELWQHTGPINTPGLFSHLHKQIQEALLKNLNSIAL, encoded by the coding sequence ATGGCATCTCATTCGGCGTCGCTAACAGCGGCCTCACCCTTACCTATTCTGCTTGTATGCGCACCCGTCGTTTCGAATTTGGAGGCTGAGTTGAATCAGTTATTGGAAATGATTCGCTCCGTTTCGGACTCGACGTTACAAGTCATGCAGGTCAATGAAGCGACTCATCCCGAAGTGGTTCGTAGTTTTAACTTTACCTCCTTACCTGCTTTTGCCCTATTGCAGCAGGGAGAGGAATTATGGCAGCATACCGGCCCGATCAACACGCCCGGTTTATTCAGCCATTTACATAAACAGATACAAGAAGCGCTTCTTAAAAACCTTAACAGCATAGCATTATGA
- a CDS encoding DUF885 domain-containing protein, with protein sequence MKQRFLLSLLLATMIGCNSPKNEQTTAANTEFATVLDNYFEQRLKLFPVEATQQGDNRYNDQLPNDISQAFITETKSFYTGTQEKLNTFDRAKLSDEDKISYDILKRELALQLEQYAFHQEEIPFNQFTGLTLTFGQLGSGEGAQPFKTVKDYDDWIKRASAFAVWGDTAIAAFRKGMVSGRVLPKSLVVKMIPQMTDLVVSDPTKSLFYGPIQKLPKTFSAADKDRLTASYKKAISEQIVPTYRKLGTFLKDDYLPKARTTSGINVLPQGPELYRYLVRTWTTTNDTPDQIHQIGLTEVARIRSEMEKVKTQVGFNGSLDQFFTHLKTDRKFYPYKKPKDVLDAFQTILAKIEPNLKKDFISTPKSKFEIRQTEKFREASASAEYNQASADGSRPGIFYVPIPDATKFNITSGMESLFLHEAIPGHHYQVSLQQENTSLPKFRRFAWYGAYGEGWALYCESLGKELGLYTDPYQYMGALGDEIHRAIRLVVDVGLHTKQMTREEAIKYMMANEPISEQGATAEIERYMAIPGQALSYKIGALKIRELRSKYEKQLGDKFSLAAFHEEFLKDGCMPLDVLEHKMDAWATRQK encoded by the coding sequence ATGAAACAGCGCTTTCTACTATCCCTACTTCTGGCTACAATGATCGGGTGCAACTCTCCCAAAAATGAACAGACAACAGCGGCCAACACCGAGTTCGCCACTGTACTGGACAATTATTTTGAGCAACGATTAAAACTTTTCCCCGTTGAGGCCACACAACAGGGAGACAATCGCTATAATGACCAATTGCCCAACGACATCTCGCAGGCATTTATAACCGAAACAAAGTCATTTTACACAGGTACGCAGGAAAAACTCAACACCTTTGACCGGGCGAAACTATCAGACGAAGACAAGATTTCCTATGATATTCTAAAACGTGAACTGGCGCTACAACTGGAGCAATACGCATTCCACCAGGAAGAAATTCCATTTAACCAGTTTACGGGGCTAACGCTTACCTTCGGTCAGTTAGGCAGTGGCGAAGGCGCACAACCCTTCAAAACGGTAAAAGATTATGACGATTGGATAAAGCGCGCTTCTGCCTTTGCCGTTTGGGGCGATACCGCCATTGCAGCCTTTCGGAAAGGCATGGTTAGCGGGCGGGTGTTGCCTAAAAGCCTGGTTGTGAAGATGATTCCGCAAATGACCGATCTGGTGGTTAGCGATCCCACAAAAAGCCTTTTTTACGGCCCCATCCAAAAACTTCCCAAAACGTTTAGTGCTGCCGACAAAGACCGCCTGACGGCATCCTACAAAAAAGCTATCAGCGAACAAATTGTCCCTACCTACCGAAAGCTTGGTACTTTTCTGAAAGACGACTATTTACCTAAAGCCCGTACCACATCCGGCATCAACGTATTACCGCAAGGCCCGGAATTATACCGGTATCTGGTCAGAACCTGGACTACAACAAATGATACGCCAGACCAGATCCATCAGATCGGGTTAACAGAAGTAGCTCGAATTCGGTCTGAAATGGAGAAAGTAAAAACGCAGGTTGGCTTTAATGGCAGTCTGGATCAGTTTTTCACCCATCTAAAAACGGACAGGAAATTTTATCCCTACAAAAAGCCAAAAGACGTGCTGGATGCCTTCCAGACGATTTTAGCGAAGATCGAGCCGAACCTGAAAAAAGACTTCATTAGCACACCCAAATCAAAATTCGAGATTCGGCAAACCGAGAAATTCCGCGAAGCCTCGGCCAGTGCGGAGTACAACCAAGCTTCAGCGGATGGCAGTCGGCCGGGCATTTTCTACGTTCCCATTCCCGATGCAACCAAGTTCAATATCACGTCGGGAATGGAATCGTTGTTTCTACACGAAGCCATTCCAGGTCACCATTATCAGGTATCGTTGCAGCAGGAGAACACCAGTTTGCCCAAATTTCGGCGATTTGCCTGGTACGGTGCCTATGGAGAAGGCTGGGCGTTGTATTGCGAATCGCTGGGTAAAGAGTTAGGGTTGTATACCGATCCCTATCAGTATATGGGTGCGCTGGGTGATGAGATACACCGGGCAATCCGGCTGGTCGTTGATGTGGGTTTGCATACCAAACAAATGACCCGCGAAGAAGCGATCAAGTATATGATGGCCAATGAGCCAATTTCGGAACAGGGAGCTACTGCCGAAATTGAGCGGTATATGGCTATTCCAGGACAGGCATTGTCGTATAAAATTGGGGCGTTGAAAATCAGAGAACTCCGCAGTAAGTATGAAAAGCAACTCGGCGACAAATTTAGCCTGGCCGCTTTCCACGAGGAGTTTCTCAAAGATGGCTGTATGCCCCTGGATGTGCTGGAACACAAAATGGATGCCTGGGCAACCCGGCAGAAGTAG
- a CDS encoding zinc-binding alcohol dehydrogenase family protein — protein sequence MESLVCVTPRKFTYQQAVKPVLTPGQAILKIRRIGICGTDLHAFEGTQPFFNYPRILGHELAADLVEADGAPDFVPGEAVTFIPYFNCGHCIACRSGKPNCCSQLKTLGVHIDGGMVEYLSVPSYSLVHGNGLSHDELALVEPLAIGAHGVRRAAIQPGEHVLVVGAGPIGLGTMEFARIDGGIVIALDINEERLDFCRNRLGVHYTINAQSPDVFERLAAITNGDMPTVIIDATGSLRAINTAFSYMAHGGRYVLVGLQKSEISVSHPEFHKREATLMSSRNATRADFEHVIASMKAGLVEPTNYITHRVRFDQIEADFESWLNPDTGVIKAMASLG from the coding sequence ATGGAGTCGTTAGTGTGTGTTACCCCACGAAAGTTTACGTACCAGCAAGCCGTAAAGCCAGTTCTTACACCCGGTCAGGCTATCCTGAAAATCCGGCGCATTGGTATTTGCGGGACAGACTTACACGCGTTTGAAGGCACACAGCCATTTTTCAATTACCCTCGTATTCTAGGCCATGAGTTAGCCGCCGATCTGGTCGAAGCGGATGGCGCCCCCGATTTCGTGCCCGGTGAGGCTGTTACCTTCATTCCCTACTTCAACTGTGGACACTGCATTGCCTGCCGGTCTGGCAAACCCAATTGCTGCTCTCAACTTAAGACCCTGGGTGTTCATATTGATGGCGGCATGGTCGAATACCTGTCTGTACCGTCTTATTCACTGGTTCATGGTAATGGGCTCAGTCACGACGAACTGGCGTTGGTAGAACCCCTTGCCATTGGTGCTCATGGCGTTCGACGGGCAGCTATCCAACCGGGCGAACATGTGCTGGTTGTGGGAGCAGGTCCTATTGGGTTGGGTACGATGGAGTTTGCCCGCATTGATGGGGGCATCGTTATTGCGCTGGATATCAACGAAGAAAGGCTCGATTTTTGTCGCAATCGGCTAGGTGTTCATTACACAATAAATGCTCAGTCGCCGGATGTTTTCGAGCGACTTGCGGCAATTACCAACGGCGATATGCCAACTGTGATCATTGATGCTACAGGAAGCCTGCGTGCCATCAACACCGCTTTTTCGTACATGGCCCACGGCGGCCGCTATGTACTGGTAGGTTTACAAAAGAGTGAAATCAGCGTTAGCCACCCCGAATTTCATAAGCGGGAGGCTACCCTGATGAGCAGCCGGAATGCCACGCGGGCTGACTTCGAGCATGTGATTGCCAGTATGAAAGCCGGGCTGGTTGAGCCAACAAACTACATTACGCACCGGGTCCGATTCGATCAAATAGAAGCTGATTTCGAAAGCTGGCTAAATCCCGATACGGGAGTTATCAAAGCAATGGCGTCTCTGGGCTAA
- a CDS encoding PAS domain-containing sensor histidine kinase: MTGDSFEAVFTHATIAIIVSDERGKIKSANQYAHTLFGYKEPEMTNINIDTLVPKDVSHRHEHLRSTFAANPQVRAMGHGRDLYAKRKDETVFPAEISLSYFRQAGDLFVVAYILDITFKKDAERALLEQKSRIEQLNAELEQKVVNRTRALMATLHQLEQSKDELAKALATERELGELKSRFVAMASHEFRTPLSAVMTSASLIEKYPESDQQDKRLRHIQRIKSSVNHLNDILEEFLSVGKLEEGRIDARWSLVDLPSLVQEATSDLQGILKMGQRIETNFDCIKPVLSDPSLLRKILVNILSNSIKYSAENQTIQLEVCCRESTMTILVKDNGIGISADDQKHLFERFFRAKNATNFEGTGLGLHIVAKYIEILKGRIDLTSQLGEGTTIIILLPYENHSIN, from the coding sequence ATGACTGGGGACTCCTTTGAAGCGGTTTTTACACACGCTACGATTGCAATCATTGTTTCGGATGAGCGGGGGAAAATCAAATCAGCGAATCAGTATGCCCATACATTATTCGGCTATAAGGAGCCGGAGATGACTAATATCAATATTGATACCCTTGTTCCTAAGGATGTTAGCCATCGTCATGAACACTTGAGGTCTACGTTTGCGGCAAATCCACAGGTACGTGCAATGGGACATGGTCGTGACCTTTATGCCAAACGTAAAGACGAAACGGTGTTTCCGGCCGAAATCAGCCTGAGTTACTTTCGCCAGGCTGGCGACTTGTTTGTAGTAGCTTATATACTCGATATCACGTTTAAAAAAGATGCGGAACGAGCACTGCTTGAACAAAAAAGCCGGATCGAGCAACTCAATGCGGAGTTAGAACAGAAGGTTGTCAATCGCACACGGGCTCTCATGGCCACTTTACATCAACTGGAGCAGTCTAAAGATGAACTGGCAAAAGCCCTGGCTACCGAGCGTGAATTGGGCGAGTTGAAGTCCCGCTTTGTTGCAATGGCCTCGCATGAGTTCCGGACTCCCCTAAGTGCTGTAATGACTTCCGCATCGCTAATTGAAAAATACCCTGAGTCGGATCAGCAGGATAAGCGGCTTCGGCATATTCAACGAATCAAATCATCAGTCAATCATCTCAATGATATCCTTGAAGAATTTTTGTCGGTAGGCAAGCTCGAAGAAGGTCGTATTGACGCTAGATGGTCTTTGGTCGATCTGCCTTCGCTTGTTCAGGAAGCTACGTCGGATTTGCAGGGTATTCTGAAAATGGGCCAACGTATTGAAACAAATTTTGACTGCATAAAACCTGTACTTTCCGATCCATCGCTTTTGCGAAAGATTCTGGTCAATATCTTATCGAATTCAATTAAATACTCAGCCGAGAATCAAACTATTCAACTAGAGGTGTGCTGTCGGGAGTCAACCATGACAATCCTTGTAAAGGACAATGGTATTGGCATTTCGGCCGATGATCAAAAGCACCTGTTTGAGCGATTTTTCCGAGCTAAAAATGCGACCAATTTTGAAGGTACAGGACTTGGTTTGCACATTGTCGCTAAGTATATCGAAATATTAAAAGGTAGAATAGACCTCACTAGTCAGCTAGGCGAAGGTACTACGATTATCATCCTACTGCCCTATGAAAACCATTCTATTAATTGA
- a CDS encoding glycoside hydrolase family 3 protein yields the protein MKKQHICIGLLSVLSVSVTFGQNWTEKKVGSWTKVTNKGGQTLGYSAASGVKLLIDKGLAFKDLNKNGKLDKYEDWRLPADARAKDLASKLSVEQIAGLMLYSKHQPIPAAAGGPFAGTYNGKIFAQSGSKVSDLSDQQKEFLTKDNLRHVLITSVQSPEAAAEWNNNAQGLVESLGLGIPINSSSDPRHGTRADAEFNAGAGGAISMWPGSLGLAATFNPELVQKFGQIAATEYRSLGIATALSPQIDIATDPRWNRVSGTFGEDPKLATDMARAYIDGFQTSTGANEITGGWGYSSVNAMVKHWPGGGSGEGGRDAHYGYGKYAVYPGKNFQTHFLPFLDGAFKLKGKTGSASAVMPYYTISFDQDKKYGENVGNSYNKYIINDLLRTKYKYEGVVCTDWLITADETAVDVFLTGKSWGVEKLTLAERHYKILMNGVDQFGGNNEAKPVTDAYQMGVKEHGETFMRARFEQSAVRLLKNIFRVGLFENPYLDPQVSQKAVGTSEFMKAGYQAQLESVVMLKNKAKALPLTKGKTVYIPKRFVPAGRNFLGMQTPEKLDYPVNLAIVKKYFTVTDNPDEADYALVFIQSPNSGGGYDSEEAKAGGTGYVPVSLQYGNYTAQGTRDPSIAGGDPMEKFTNRTYNGKTAKTINNTDLTMVTETFTKMKGKPVIVSLQVSNPTVVREFEKESNAILAHFGVQDQALLDIVTGLNEPSALLPMQFPADMKTVEAQAEDVPRDMAPYVDSAGNSYDFGFGLNWKGVINDARTAVYKKSVLSSR from the coding sequence ATGAAGAAGCAACACATTTGTATCGGTTTACTGAGTGTCCTCTCTGTATCCGTCACCTTCGGCCAGAACTGGACTGAAAAAAAAGTTGGTAGCTGGACAAAAGTTACGAACAAAGGTGGGCAGACGCTCGGCTATTCGGCAGCTTCGGGTGTGAAACTGTTGATTGACAAAGGGCTCGCATTCAAGGACCTGAACAAGAACGGCAAACTTGACAAATACGAAGACTGGCGTCTCCCGGCCGATGCGCGGGCCAAAGATCTGGCCTCGAAATTATCGGTCGAGCAGATTGCGGGTTTAATGCTTTACAGTAAACACCAACCTATTCCGGCGGCTGCCGGTGGACCATTTGCTGGTACCTATAACGGAAAAATATTTGCGCAGAGTGGCAGCAAGGTTTCTGATTTATCGGATCAGCAAAAGGAATTTTTAACAAAAGACAACCTGCGCCACGTGTTGATCACCTCTGTTCAAAGCCCCGAAGCGGCTGCCGAATGGAACAACAACGCACAGGGGCTGGTCGAAAGCCTTGGTCTGGGTATCCCTATCAATAGCAGCTCCGATCCGCGGCATGGAACCCGCGCCGATGCGGAGTTTAACGCCGGAGCGGGTGGCGCTATTTCCATGTGGCCGGGCTCGCTGGGTTTAGCGGCTACGTTTAACCCGGAGCTGGTTCAGAAATTCGGGCAGATAGCCGCTACAGAATACCGCTCGCTGGGTATTGCTACGGCCCTTTCTCCGCAGATTGATATCGCCACAGACCCCCGCTGGAACCGCGTTAGCGGAACTTTCGGCGAAGACCCAAAACTGGCTACTGACATGGCGCGGGCTTATATCGATGGCTTTCAGACCTCAACGGGAGCCAATGAAATAACCGGTGGCTGGGGCTACTCCAGTGTCAACGCCATGGTAAAACACTGGCCGGGTGGCGGATCGGGCGAGGGTGGTCGTGATGCACACTATGGTTATGGGAAATATGCGGTGTATCCGGGAAAAAATTTCCAGACACACTTTCTCCCATTTCTCGATGGTGCGTTCAAATTGAAAGGAAAAACAGGCTCGGCTTCGGCAGTGATGCCCTATTACACCATCTCATTCGATCAGGATAAAAAGTATGGCGAGAATGTGGGTAATAGCTACAACAAGTACATTATCAACGACTTACTACGAACAAAGTACAAGTATGAGGGCGTTGTTTGTACCGATTGGCTGATTACGGCTGATGAAACAGCGGTCGACGTGTTTCTGACGGGTAAATCATGGGGTGTTGAAAAACTGACCCTTGCAGAGCGGCACTACAAAATCCTGATGAATGGCGTTGATCAGTTTGGTGGCAATAATGAAGCCAAACCCGTTACCGATGCGTACCAGATGGGTGTTAAAGAACATGGCGAAACCTTCATGCGCGCTCGTTTCGAGCAGTCGGCGGTTCGGTTGCTGAAAAATATTTTCCGGGTTGGTCTGTTCGAAAATCCATATCTGGACCCGCAGGTGTCGCAGAAAGCAGTAGGTACGTCCGAGTTCATGAAAGCTGGTTATCAGGCGCAACTGGAATCGGTCGTGATGCTGAAAAACAAAGCCAAGGCATTACCCTTAACCAAAGGGAAGACGGTTTATATCCCGAAACGATTTGTACCGGCTGGTCGTAATTTTCTGGGTATGCAAACCCCCGAAAAGTTGGATTATCCCGTCAATCTGGCGATTGTCAAAAAATATTTTACCGTAACCGACAATCCGGATGAGGCCGATTATGCGCTGGTGTTCATTCAAAGTCCAAATTCGGGAGGAGGGTATGATTCAGAAGAGGCCAAAGCGGGCGGCACGGGTTATGTCCCGGTTAGTTTGCAGTATGGGAACTACACTGCGCAGGGTACTCGTGACCCAAGTATTGCCGGTGGCGACCCAATGGAGAAATTTACGAATCGAACGTACAATGGCAAAACCGCCAAAACTATAAACAACACCGATCTGACGATGGTAACGGAAACCTTCACTAAAATGAAAGGGAAACCCGTAATTGTATCGTTGCAAGTGTCGAACCCAACGGTTGTCCGCGAATTTGAAAAGGAGTCAAATGCTATTCTGGCTCATTTTGGCGTGCAGGACCAGGCATTGCTCGATATAGTAACCGGCTTGAATGAGCCATCGGCACTGTTGCCCATGCAATTTCCTGCAGACATGAAAACAGTAGAAGCACAGGCCGAAGACGTTCCCCGTGATATGGCACCCTATGTTGATTCGGCTGGAAATAGCTACGATTTTGGCTTTGGTTTGAATTGGAAAGGCGTTATTAATGATGCGCGAACGGCGGTTTATAAAAAATCTGTTTTAAGTAGCCGATAG
- the dinB gene encoding DNA polymerase IV: MDAFYASVEQRDNPELRNKPLAVGGSRERGVVAAASYEARQFGVRSAMASSIALRKCPDLLFVKPRFDVYKAVSSQIKSIFAQYTDLIEPLSLDEAYLDVTDSLLSNTSATQIAQTIKEQIKRETQLTASAGVSYNKFLAKLASDHRKPDGLFVIKPHQGLAFVEGLRIEQFHGVGSVTAAKMNQLGIFTGLDLRQQTEAFLTRHFGKVGHHYFCIARAIDYRPVTANRVRKSVGSETTFAQDLIEESALAEALQPLIDSVWGHCERTGIRGRTVTLKVKYTDFAQITRSRTTLSLMTETTQFRQIALELLESIHPLQKGVRLLGVSLSNLQTGTTLESGQLTLDL; this comes from the coding sequence ATGGATGCTTTTTATGCATCCGTTGAACAGCGGGATAATCCGGAATTAAGAAATAAGCCACTTGCCGTGGGTGGCTCCCGCGAACGGGGCGTGGTAGCGGCAGCCAGCTATGAGGCCCGCCAATTCGGTGTCCGTTCAGCAATGGCCTCTTCCATTGCCCTGCGCAAATGCCCTGATTTGCTTTTCGTTAAACCCCGTTTTGACGTTTACAAAGCCGTTTCCAGCCAGATAAAGTCAATTTTTGCGCAGTATACCGACCTGATCGAGCCTCTCTCACTAGACGAAGCTTATCTGGACGTGACAGATAGCTTGTTGAGTAACACCTCAGCCACACAAATTGCCCAAACGATTAAGGAGCAAATTAAACGAGAAACCCAGTTAACGGCTTCGGCGGGGGTATCCTACAATAAATTTCTGGCTAAACTGGCTTCCGATCATCGTAAACCTGACGGTCTCTTTGTGATTAAGCCACATCAGGGGCTTGCCTTTGTTGAGGGGTTGCGCATAGAGCAGTTTCATGGCGTTGGCAGTGTAACCGCTGCCAAAATGAATCAACTTGGCATCTTTACCGGTCTGGATTTACGCCAGCAAACAGAGGCCTTTTTGACCCGTCATTTTGGTAAAGTAGGCCATCACTATTTTTGTATTGCCCGAGCAATAGACTACCGGCCTGTAACGGCCAATCGAGTGCGAAAGTCGGTGGGTTCAGAAACGACCTTCGCACAGGATTTAATCGAAGAATCAGCGTTAGCCGAAGCGCTGCAACCGTTGATTGATAGTGTGTGGGGGCATTGTGAGCGAACGGGTATTCGAGGCCGAACCGTTACCCTAAAAGTGAAGTACACTGATTTTGCACAAATTACCCGTAGCCGCACTACGCTGAGTCTAATGACAGAGACTACACAATTCAGGCAAATTGCACTGGAATTGCTGGAGTCTATCCATCCACTGCAAAAGGGGGTTCGCCTGCTGGGCGTGTCTTTGTCAAATTTGCAAACAGGCACTACGTTAGAGAGTGGCCAATTAACCCTCGACTTATAA
- a CDS encoding FHA domain-containing protein produces MSLLDSLKNLFGFTPIQARQPVEPVNSNRPQEPITDIPKPVSQGPPPAGQQRDRLLRFIVEKLRPYQNEPETAPVGLKLCILCTDAEEEAVYRVALWESQPGKFQRELSRQLADNYVKLPNDWRFDYGFYADELPDCTYQNGNLGMIVQNKNQPDSSPLLARIVALTGQTEQVDYILDPAKKTSFCIGRGHSTQTASGRIRTNDIVILNEDDPAYEAKRGAGNSAVSRAHAHIQYDAARRTYSLQVDPGGLPASGNKTKLFHPDERIERADIPGMGYPLQHGDQIELGGEVTLLFELV; encoded by the coding sequence ATGAGCCTTTTAGATAGCCTTAAAAACTTATTCGGGTTCACCCCCATTCAGGCCCGGCAACCGGTTGAACCGGTTAATTCAAATCGGCCTCAAGAGCCAATTACCGACATCCCCAAACCTGTTTCGCAAGGGCCACCACCTGCCGGACAGCAACGGGACCGGCTGCTTCGGTTTATAGTAGAAAAGCTTCGTCCCTACCAAAATGAACCCGAAACGGCACCTGTCGGCTTAAAACTGTGCATTCTTTGTACAGATGCCGAAGAAGAGGCCGTGTACCGGGTGGCGTTATGGGAGAGTCAGCCCGGTAAATTTCAACGCGAACTAAGTCGGCAACTGGCCGATAACTATGTTAAGCTCCCCAACGACTGGCGATTCGACTATGGGTTTTATGCCGACGAGCTGCCGGATTGCACCTACCAGAATGGTAACCTGGGGATGATTGTGCAGAATAAAAACCAACCAGACAGCTCGCCTTTATTGGCTCGCATCGTCGCGTTGACCGGCCAGACAGAACAGGTTGACTATATACTTGATCCGGCAAAAAAAACCAGTTTTTGCATTGGCCGTGGGCATTCGACACAAACAGCTTCTGGTCGTATCCGGACAAACGACATCGTTATTCTTAATGAAGATGATCCGGCTTATGAGGCAAAACGTGGGGCGGGCAATAGTGCCGTTAGCCGTGCTCACGCTCATATACAATACGATGCAGCCCGTCGGACATACTCTCTCCAGGTTGATCCGGGCGGCCTCCCGGCGAGCGGGAACAAAACAAAACTCTTTCATCCCGATGAACGTATAGAGCGGGCCGATATTCCCGGCATGGGCTACCCCCTTCAGCACGGCGACCAGATTGAATTGGGTGGGGAAGTTACGCTTCTGTTCGAGCTTGTTTAG